The genomic interval CCCGTGATGGTCTCGGCGGCGAGCAGGTCGGTACACACCATGAAGTCCACGCCGAAGGTGCGGTCGCCCCGCTCCCACGTGCGGAGGAACTGCGGGCGCTTCACCCGCGCGATGGTGAACGTCTCGGGGAACACGCCGGCGGTGCCGCAGGTGACGATGTTCGTGCTGTCGTCGTCCGTCGAGGCGATGAGCATGTCCGCCTCGGCGATGCCGGCCTCCTCCAGCGTGTCCACGTCGCTGCCGTCGCCCTCGACGGTCAACACGTCGTGCGAGTAGCTCAACGCGTCGACGCGCTCGCCGTCGATATCGACGACGACCACGTCGTGGTCCGTCGCGAGGTCGCCCGCGATGTTCGACCCGACCTCGCCCGCGCCGACGACGATCACGCGCACCGGAACCCGCCTCTCATGCGCCGAGGGTCGGCCCGCCCCGGTAAGTGGGTTACTATCACCGAACGTGTCCGGCCTCCGACGAATCACCTAAGTACGTGGAAACCTCGACTAAATACGAAGTCAGACAGTCAGGATTCGACGCGCGCAGGAGGTGCCCCCTGCCGTGTCACAGAGCCGCGAGCGGCTTCGACGCCCGGAATCAGGGTTTCGGGCTCCCCGTTCCCCCGCACGCGCGCTAGCAACAGCAGCCACACCCTCGACCGGACCACATGACACGCATCTCACGACGGCAGGACGACCGCAACGTACAGAGCGACGACACCGAGGAGGAGGTCGACCCCGACAACCTCGTCCGCACCGCCAACGGCGAACTGATGGACGAGGAGTCCGGGCTCATCGTCGACGAGGACAACATCGACCGCGGGCCGGAGTGGCGCGCGTTCAACCACCAGGAGCAGCAGGAGAAGTCCCGCGTCGGCGCGCCCACCACGCGCACGATGCACGACAAGGGCCTGACCACGAACATCGACTGGCAGGACAAGGACGCCTCCGGGCGCGCCATCTCCCAGGAGAAGCGCTCGCAGATGCAGCGGCTCCGCACCTGGCAGGAGCGCATCCGCACCCAGGAGAACGGCGAGCGGAACCTCCAGTTCGCCCTGAGCGAGATCGACCGGATGGCGAGCGCGCTGGGCGTACCCCGCTCCGTACGCGAGGTCGCCTCCGTCATCTACCGGCAGGCGCTCGACCGCGACCTGATTCGGGGGCGCTCCATCGAGGGCGTCGCCACGGCCTCGCTCCACGCGGCGTGCCGACAGGAACACATCCCCCGCAGCCTCGACGACGTGACCGCCGTGTCCCGCGTCGAGCGCCGCGAGATCGGCCGCACCTACCGCTACATCTCACAGCAGCTCCGACTCGCGCTCGAACCCGCGGACCCGAAGGAGTACATCCCCCAGCTCGCCTCCGAGCTGGAGGTGAGCGACGAGATACAACAGGAGTCCGTCCGCATCGTCGAGGAGACGACGGCGCTCGGCCTCCACTCCGGCAAGTCGCCGTCCGGGTACGCCGCCGCGGCCATCTACGCCGCCTCGCGCGTCGTCGGCCCGAAGCTCACGCAGCGGCGGGTCGCGGACGTGGCGGACGTCACCGTCGTCACCATCCGCAACCGCTACCAGGAGCAGATGGACGCGCTGGACGCCGAGATCGTCCACTGAGCCGCCCCCCTATTTTCAAGTAGTCCCCCCTCGACCGAAGCAGTAGCCGGACGGCGGTCGGCGTTGCCGTGTCAGGGACGGCGACTGACGTGTCGTTTGGCCCACTTACGTGGCGGCCGCAGCCGCGTGCCGTGCGCCCCTCGGGCGCGCGACGCGGCCGGCCGGCGGTCGCGGGACGGCCGTCGGCGGCGGTCGATTTCGATACCCGACGAGCCGCCGCTTTCGCCGGCGCGAACCGTCCGCCGGCCGCCCCGTAGGGTCAC from Halosegnis marinus carries:
- a CDS encoding transcription initiation factor IIB; the encoded protein is MTRISRRQDDRNVQSDDTEEEVDPDNLVRTANGELMDEESGLIVDEDNIDRGPEWRAFNHQEQQEKSRVGAPTTRTMHDKGLTTNIDWQDKDASGRAISQEKRSQMQRLRTWQERIRTQENGERNLQFALSEIDRMASALGVPRSVREVASVIYRQALDRDLIRGRSIEGVATASLHAACRQEHIPRSLDDVTAVSRVERREIGRTYRYISQQLRLALEPADPKEYIPQLASELEVSDEIQQESVRIVEETTALGLHSGKSPSGYAAAAIYAASRVVGPKLTQRRVADVADVTVVTIRNRYQEQMDALDAEIVH